A window from Thermomonas aquatica encodes these proteins:
- the prfA gene encoding peptide chain release factor 1, with protein sequence MTPALRRKLDALVERREEVERLLADPSVAADQTRFRNLSREFSTLQPVADALAAEAQARADLAAAEAMRSDPELRELADDEIEAATARLAQLEGELLAQLIPKDARDSGGLYLEVRAGTGGDEAAIFAGDLFRMYSRYAETQGWRVEVESANPGEHGGFKEIVARVEGDGAYAKLKYESGTHRVQRVPATESQGRIHTSAATVAIIAIEPGDDAEITINPADLKVDTFRSSGAGGQHVNKTESAIRITHVPSGVVVESQTERSQHANRDKAMKRLQAMLVEAELEKRAAAQAADRKLQVGSGDRSQRIRTYNFPQGRITDHRVEGLTLYDLPNIIEGDLDPLVLRLQQEQQAEELARLAREN encoded by the coding sequence ATGACCCCAGCGCTGCGCCGCAAGCTCGACGCCCTGGTCGAGCGCCGCGAGGAAGTCGAACGCCTGCTGGCCGATCCGTCGGTGGCCGCCGACCAGACGCGCTTCCGCAACCTGTCGCGCGAGTTCTCGACGCTGCAGCCGGTCGCCGATGCGCTGGCCGCGGAAGCGCAGGCGCGCGCCGACCTGGCCGCCGCCGAGGCGATGCGCAGCGATCCGGAACTGCGCGAACTGGCCGACGACGAAATCGAAGCCGCCACTGCACGCCTTGCGCAACTGGAAGGCGAACTGCTGGCGCAGCTGATCCCCAAGGACGCGCGCGATTCCGGCGGCCTGTACCTGGAAGTGCGCGCCGGCACCGGCGGCGACGAGGCCGCGATCTTCGCCGGCGACCTGTTCCGCATGTATTCGCGCTATGCGGAAACGCAGGGCTGGCGTGTGGAAGTGGAATCGGCCAACCCCGGCGAACACGGCGGTTTCAAGGAAATCGTGGCCCGCGTCGAAGGCGACGGCGCCTATGCGAAACTCAAGTACGAATCCGGCACCCATCGCGTGCAGCGCGTGCCGGCCACCGAATCGCAGGGCCGCATCCACACCTCGGCGGCGACGGTGGCGATCATCGCGATCGAACCCGGCGACGACGCCGAGATCACGATCAACCCGGCCGACCTGAAGGTGGACACCTTCCGCAGCTCGGGCGCCGGCGGCCAGCACGTCAACAAGACCGAATCGGCGATCCGCATCACCCACGTGCCCAGCGGGGTCGTCGTCGAATCGCAGACCGAGCGCAGCCAGCACGCCAACCGCGACAAGGCGATGAAGCGCCTGCAGGCGATGCTGGTCGAAGCCGAACTCGAGAAGCGCGCCGCCGCGCAGGCCGCCGACCGCAAGCTGCAGGTCGGCAGCGGCGACCGCAGCCAGCGCATCCGCACCTACAACTTCCCGCAGGGCCGGATCACCGACCACCGCGTGGAAGGCCTGACCCTGTACGACCTGCCCAACATCATCGAAGGCGACCTCGACCCGCTGGTGCTGCGCCTGCAGCAGGAGCAGCAGGCCGAGGAACTGGCGCGCCTCGCACGCGAGAACTGA
- the moaB gene encoding molybdenum cofactor biosynthesis protein B, with the protein MTAATDFKPLALCVLTVSDTRTADNDTSGDYLCDALRDAGHRLHERAIVRDDKYAMRALVSRWIADADVDGILVTGGTGFTGRDSTPEALLPLLDKRMDGFGELFRALSFEEIGTSTLQSRAFAGLANATFLFALPGSTSACRTGWEKIIAAQLDARTKPCNLANLKPRLKE; encoded by the coding sequence ATGACCGCCGCCACCGACTTCAAGCCTCTCGCGCTGTGCGTGCTGACCGTCTCCGACACGCGCACGGCGGACAACGACACCTCCGGCGATTACCTCTGCGATGCGTTGCGCGATGCCGGCCATCGCCTGCACGAACGCGCCATCGTGCGCGACGACAAGTACGCGATGCGCGCGCTGGTCTCGCGCTGGATCGCCGATGCCGATGTCGACGGCATCCTGGTCACCGGCGGCACCGGCTTCACCGGCCGCGATTCCACGCCGGAAGCCCTGCTGCCGCTGCTGGACAAGCGCATGGACGGCTTCGGCGAACTGTTCCGCGCGCTGAGCTTCGAGGAGATCGGCACCAGCACCCTGCAGTCGCGTGCGTTCGCCGGCCTGGCCAACGCCACCTTCCTGTTCGCCCTGCCCGGCTCCACCTCGGCCTGCCGCACCGGCTGGGAGAAGATCATCGCCGCGCAGCTGGACGCGCGCACCAAGCCCTGCAACCTCGCCAACCTGAAACCCCGCCTCAAGGAGTGA
- a CDS encoding GNAT family N-acetyltransferase: MTDTVISRAGPADLDALAVLFDAYRQFYGQPSDVPRARDWLRSRLRVGESVVLLAKRDGAIAGFVQLYPMFSSVRTAKTWILNDLYVDAGARRGGVARSLLDAAAKFARDDGAAGISLETTQDNAVARALYRAAGWNEDATQWYSLSFSKQHH; encoded by the coding sequence ATGACCGACACCGTGATTTCCCGCGCCGGCCCCGCCGACCTCGATGCCCTCGCCGTGCTGTTCGACGCCTACCGCCAGTTCTACGGCCAGCCCTCCGACGTGCCGCGGGCGCGCGACTGGCTGCGCAGCCGCCTGCGCGTCGGCGAGTCGGTGGTGCTGCTGGCCAAGCGCGACGGCGCCATCGCCGGCTTCGTGCAGTTGTACCCGATGTTCTCCTCGGTGCGCACCGCCAAGACCTGGATCCTCAACGACCTGTACGTCGATGCCGGTGCGCGCCGCGGCGGCGTGGCGCGCAGCCTGCTGGATGCCGCGGCGAAGTTCGCCCGCGACGACGGCGCCGCCGGCATCTCGCTGGAAACGACGCAGGACAATGCCGTCGCCCGCGCGCTGTACCGCGCCGCCGGCTGGAACGAGGACGCGACCCAGTGGTACTCGCTGTCGTTCTCGAAGCAGCACCACTGA
- the ppk2 gene encoding polyphosphate kinase 2 translates to MSKLKRKHYEQLLEPLQEELAAMARWLQHTGKRVLVLFEGRDTAGKGGAIDAFREHLNPRQCRVVALPKPSEREATQWYFQRYVPHLPAAGEIVLFDRSWYNRAGVEKVMGFTSDAQVKTFLKEAPLFEKMLTDDGILLFKYWLCCDQAQQEKRFAERLQDPLKRWKLSSIDVDARTKYGAYTRAREAMLKATHAAHAPWTLVDFNDQKRGRLTLLRDLLDRLPDTGVDAPALEFPPLDGTPAKERYGVLKPIPAFKA, encoded by the coding sequence ATGAGCAAGCTCAAGCGCAAGCACTACGAGCAACTGCTGGAGCCGCTGCAGGAGGAATTGGCGGCGATGGCGCGCTGGCTGCAGCACACCGGCAAGCGCGTGCTGGTGCTGTTCGAGGGCCGCGACACCGCCGGCAAGGGCGGCGCGATCGATGCGTTCCGCGAGCACCTGAATCCGCGCCAGTGCCGGGTGGTCGCCCTGCCCAAGCCCAGCGAGCGCGAAGCCACGCAGTGGTACTTCCAGCGCTACGTGCCGCACCTGCCCGCGGCCGGCGAGATCGTGCTGTTCGACCGCAGCTGGTACAACCGCGCCGGGGTGGAGAAGGTGATGGGCTTCACCAGCGACGCCCAGGTCAAGACCTTCCTCAAGGAGGCGCCGCTGTTCGAGAAGATGCTGACGGACGACGGCATCCTGCTGTTCAAGTACTGGCTGTGCTGCGACCAGGCGCAGCAGGAAAAACGCTTCGCCGAACGCCTGCAGGATCCGCTCAAGCGCTGGAAGCTGTCGTCGATCGACGTCGACGCGCGGACGAAATACGGCGCCTACACCAGGGCCCGCGAGGCGATGCTGAAAGCCACCCATGCCGCGCATGCGCCATGGACGCTGGTCGATTTCAACGACCAGAAGCGCGGGCGCCTGACCCTGCTGCGCGACCTGCTGGACCGCCTGCCGGATACCGGGGTCGATGCCCCGGCGCTCGAGTTCCCGCCGCTGGACGGAACCCCGGCGAAGGAACGCTATGGCGTGCTGAAGCCGATCCCGGCATTCAAGGCGTAG
- a CDS encoding tetratricopeptide repeat protein, giving the protein MPMPKRRGSRLLLCLALLAGALPAQAAKPLPSPAEDPLEASIAGEFALQAGQLPDAARRYLQAARAASDPVLAERATRIALLANEDALARESYGLWQSLAPQQSAPRQAVAATLALRAGDRRAARRELQGLLADGGDGWKHVLAALIGAVGKQPKLVVAVLDDLVDDGALPDKLEPWLGFGGLAQRLEQPAVVERIVQQVVARFPGEPRVSLLRAQLLREDGKLEQARSLLAGLEDAARSSPQLRWSLAGEYDALGDAAQAARVLSFGAQDESSYAQRAALLDKAKDKAGLATLYDELRREATRPNPMRRLLLGQVAELLERYEEALAWYANVPGEQAQGIARLRSANVMFQLQRKPQAYEALRAIQSDATLEEDAQRDAYLLEAELRLKDKDAVGELDAYSRGLAAFADDEALLYSRALLWERRDEIAKAEADFRRILVIAPDDVNALNALGYTLADRTTRYKEALELIDRARVAEPGNAAIIDSYGWVLFKLGKPREALGHLRHAFALQKDADIASHLAQVLWVLGEKDEARKYFEEARRIDPENRALRRALKDVGA; this is encoded by the coding sequence ATGCCAATGCCGAAACGCCGTGGTTCCCGCCTGCTGCTCTGCCTTGCCCTGCTGGCGGGGGCGTTGCCGGCGCAGGCCGCGAAACCCTTGCCTTCGCCGGCCGAAGACCCGCTGGAAGCCAGCATCGCCGGCGAATTCGCCCTGCAGGCCGGGCAACTGCCCGATGCCGCGCGCCGCTACCTGCAGGCCGCGCGCGCAGCCTCCGATCCGGTGCTGGCCGAGCGCGCCACCCGCATCGCCCTGTTGGCGAACGAAGACGCCCTGGCCCGCGAAAGTTATGGCCTGTGGCAGTCGCTGGCCCCGCAGCAGAGCGCGCCGCGGCAGGCGGTGGCCGCCACCCTGGCCCTGCGTGCGGGCGATAGGCGCGCGGCCAGGCGCGAGCTGCAGGGCTTGCTGGCCGATGGCGGCGACGGCTGGAAGCATGTGCTGGCCGCGCTGATCGGCGCGGTCGGCAAGCAGCCCAAACTGGTGGTGGCGGTGCTCGACGACCTCGTCGACGACGGTGCGTTGCCCGACAAGCTGGAGCCCTGGCTGGGTTTCGGCGGGCTGGCGCAGCGGCTGGAGCAGCCGGCGGTGGTGGAACGGATCGTCCAGCAGGTGGTCGCCCGTTTCCCCGGCGAGCCGCGCGTGAGCTTGCTGCGTGCCCAGCTGTTGCGCGAGGACGGCAAGCTCGAGCAAGCGCGGTCGCTGCTTGCGGGGCTCGAAGACGCCGCGCGTTCGTCGCCGCAGTTGCGCTGGTCGCTGGCCGGCGAATACGACGCGCTGGGCGATGCTGCGCAGGCGGCGCGGGTGCTGTCGTTCGGCGCGCAGGATGAATCGAGTTACGCGCAGCGGGCCGCACTGCTCGACAAGGCCAAGGACAAGGCCGGCTTGGCGACGCTGTACGACGAATTGAGGCGCGAGGCCACGCGGCCGAATCCCATGCGCCGGTTGCTGCTGGGGCAGGTGGCCGAACTGCTGGAACGCTACGAGGAAGCCCTAGCCTGGTACGCCAACGTGCCCGGCGAGCAAGCGCAGGGCATCGCCCGCCTGCGCAGTGCCAACGTGATGTTCCAGCTGCAGCGCAAGCCGCAGGCCTACGAGGCGCTGCGTGCGATCCAGTCGGATGCCACCCTGGAAGAAGACGCCCAGCGCGACGCCTACCTGCTGGAGGCCGAACTGCGGCTCAAGGACAAGGATGCCGTCGGCGAACTGGACGCCTATTCGCGCGGCCTGGCCGCCTTCGCCGATGACGAGGCCCTGCTGTATTCGCGTGCATTGCTGTGGGAGCGCCGCGACGAGATCGCCAAGGCCGAGGCGGATTTCCGCCGCATCCTGGTGATCGCGCCGGACGACGTGAACGCGCTGAACGCGCTGGGTTACACCCTGGCCGACCGCACCACGCGCTACAAGGAGGCGCTGGAGCTGATCGACCGCGCGCGCGTGGCCGAACCGGGCAACGCGGCGATCATCGACAGCTACGGCTGGGTGCTGTTCAAGCTGGGCAAGCCGCGCGAGGCGCTGGGCCACCTGCGCCATGCCTTCGCCCTGCAGAAGGATGCCGACATCGCCAGCCACCTGGCGCAGGTGCTGTGGGTGCTGGGCGAGAAGGACGAAGCGCGCAAATATTTCGAGGAAGCGCGCCGCATCGACCCGGAAAATCGCGCCTTGCGGCGCGCGCTGAAGGACGTGGGGGCATGA
- the hemA gene encoding glutamyl-tRNA reductase, translated as MSLHVLGINHQTAPVALREKVAFAPDALGNALASLRKLPQVHEAVLLSTCNRTELYAHTDDDGRALADWLATHPDTGHDLHTYLYRHRDGDAVRHLFRVATGLDSLVLGEPQILGQVKQAWAASRDAGALGGQLDRLFQQAFATAKRARTDTRIGANPVSVASTAVRLAQDSFARLSESSVLLIGAGETIELAARHLVEAKAQRLLIANRTLAHAQDLATRHGGVALPLAELDKHLAEADIVISATASREPVLHRAQVEHALRLRKHRPMLLLDLAVPRDIAPDVSGLRDVFLYTVDDLERAIEDNRRSRREAAEQAEAIVELQTARFVEHLQASGRQQPILRLRAHGDAARAEALAKAQQQLAAGASPQEALEFLAHTLTNRLLHAPTVALREAALSGDGELPRAAEKLFPHGTGDTDA; from the coding sequence ATGAGCCTGCACGTCCTCGGCATCAACCACCAGACCGCGCCGGTTGCCCTGCGCGAGAAGGTGGCGTTCGCCCCGGATGCGCTGGGCAACGCGCTGGCCTCGCTGCGCAAGCTGCCGCAGGTGCACGAGGCGGTGCTGCTGTCCACCTGCAACCGCACCGAGTTGTACGCGCATACCGACGACGACGGCCGCGCGCTGGCCGACTGGCTGGCCACCCACCCGGACACCGGCCACGACCTGCACACCTACCTGTACCGGCACCGCGACGGCGATGCCGTGCGCCACCTGTTCCGGGTCGCCACCGGCCTGGACTCGCTGGTGCTGGGCGAGCCACAGATCCTGGGCCAGGTGAAGCAGGCTTGGGCGGCCTCGCGCGATGCCGGCGCGTTGGGCGGCCAACTCGACCGCCTGTTCCAGCAAGCCTTCGCCACCGCCAAGCGCGCACGCACCGACACCCGCATCGGCGCGAATCCGGTCTCAGTGGCATCAACGGCCGTGCGACTGGCGCAGGATTCGTTCGCCCGCCTCAGCGAGTCCAGCGTGCTGCTGATCGGCGCCGGCGAGACCATCGAACTGGCCGCGCGGCACTTGGTGGAAGCCAAGGCGCAGCGCCTGCTGATCGCCAACCGCACCCTCGCCCACGCGCAGGACCTCGCCACTCGCCATGGCGGCGTCGCGTTGCCGCTGGCCGAACTGGACAAGCACCTGGCCGAAGCCGACATCGTGATCTCCGCCACCGCCAGCCGCGAGCCGGTGCTGCATCGCGCGCAGGTCGAACATGCGCTGCGCCTGCGCAAGCATCGGCCGATGCTGCTGCTCGACCTGGCCGTGCCGCGCGACATCGCGCCGGATGTTTCGGGATTGCGCGACGTGTTCCTGTACACGGTGGACGACCTGGAGCGCGCGATCGAGGACAACCGCCGCAGCCGCCGCGAAGCCGCCGAACAGGCCGAGGCGATCGTCGAGCTGCAGACCGCGCGCTTCGTCGAGCACTTGCAGGCCAGCGGCCGCCAGCAGCCGATCCTGCGCCTGCGCGCGCATGGCGATGCCGCGCGCGCCGAGGCATTGGCGAAGGCGCAGCAACAACTCGCCGCCGGCGCATCGCCGCAGGAAGCGCTGGAGTTCCTGGCGCATACGCTGACCAACCGCCTGCTGCACGCACCGACGGTGGCGCTGCGCGAAGCCGCGCTCAGCGGTGATGGCGAATTGCCGCGCGCGGCGGAGAAATTGTTCCCGCACGGCACGGGCGACACCGACGCATGA
- the lolB gene encoding lipoprotein insertase outer membrane protein LolB yields MKLRVSIAAACLALAGCQTMATKPVVVDLPDPAAPAAQRAREAALGLAAGDCAAPDWSMAGRVALSNGKDGGSGRIEWLQGDGRVQVSLSAPITRQSWTLAVDAGEATLDGVPNGPLRGPDAAALLRAATGWDIPVAALGCWMRGAQAAVATFGASRIVFAAGQLPARIEQAGWVVDYADWKADAVSGLPMPGRINAQRGEDRVRLVVDRWDASLE; encoded by the coding sequence ATGAAGCTCCGCGTTTCCATCGCGGCCGCATGCCTCGCGCTGGCCGGTTGCCAGACCATGGCGACCAAGCCGGTGGTGGTCGATCTGCCCGATCCGGCGGCGCCTGCCGCGCAGCGCGCGCGCGAAGCGGCGCTCGGCCTGGCCGCGGGCGACTGCGCTGCGCCCGACTGGAGCATGGCTGGCCGCGTGGCGCTGTCCAACGGCAAGGACGGCGGCAGCGGGCGCATCGAATGGCTGCAGGGCGACGGTCGGGTGCAGGTCAGCCTGTCCGCGCCGATCACCCGCCAGAGCTGGACGCTGGCGGTCGATGCGGGCGAAGCGACGCTGGACGGGGTGCCGAATGGCCCGCTGCGGGGTCCTGACGCAGCTGCGTTGCTGCGCGCGGCGACCGGCTGGGACATCCCGGTGGCGGCGCTGGGCTGTTGGATGCGTGGGGCGCAGGCGGCAGTCGCGACGTTCGGCGCGTCGCGCATCGTGTTCGCCGCCGGCCAGCTGCCGGCGCGGATCGAGCAAGCTGGCTGGGTCGTCGATTACGCCGACTGGAAGGCCGATGCCGTGTCCGGCCTGCCGATGCCAGGCCGGATCAATGCCCAGCGCGGCGAGGATCGCGTGCGGCTGGTCGTCGACCGCTGGGACGCCAGCCTCGAATGA
- a CDS encoding helix-turn-helix domain-containing protein: MALDTTLRLLSKASGLSVVDIATAIPRAGVSTVNAWLKGDKIPGKDQIDALARTFGVPAGALLGELASTLDPARSKGEHDLLAAYRKLNSRQQGALLEVARSMKPRAQGK; this comes from the coding sequence ATGGCCCTCGATACCACCCTGCGACTGCTCAGCAAGGCCAGCGGCCTGAGCGTGGTCGACATCGCCACCGCCATCCCGCGCGCGGGCGTGAGCACGGTCAATGCCTGGCTGAAAGGCGACAAGATCCCGGGCAAGGACCAGATCGACGCCTTGGCGCGCACCTTCGGCGTGCCGGCCGGGGCCTTGCTCGGCGAACTGGCCAGCACGCTGGACCCCGCGCGCAGCAAGGGCGAGCACGACCTGCTCGCGGCGTACCGCAAGCTCAACAGCAGGCAGCAGGGCGCCTTGCTGGAAGTGGCGCGCAGCATGAAGCCGAGGGCGCAGGGCAAATGA